A genome region from Anastrepha obliqua isolate idAnaObli1 chromosome 4, idAnaObli1_1.0, whole genome shotgun sequence includes the following:
- the LOC129244017 gene encoding uncharacterized protein B0495.5, translating into MFNNILHLNWIRKVICNTIIRTPATNANKEFLTKATASAPKRSSCGIPVKRSVFGIGYDKSKDLVYKAQGIQARKMSDKASPSSSKASQQADDEKQSSTVAVAADSHKYTNRLVHEKSPYLLQHAHNPVDWYPWGDEAIERAREENKLIFLSVGYSTCHWCHVMEGESFENASVAKLMNRHFVNIKVDREERPDIDKIYMQFVLMLNGSGGWPMSVWLTPDLAPITAGTYFPPNDRWGMPSFTTVLKTIASKWELNQEELKVTGKHIITAIQKSLSEKTTMEEFAAVDVETKLQETLSVFKRRYDQNNGGFGSRPKFPEISRVNFLFHAYVVTQDADVLDMALQTLQHIGKGGIHDHVFGGFARYAVDDIWHVPHFEKMLYDQGQLMTAYAHAYKLTNDEIYLRYGDGIFRYLMKDLRHPEGAFFAGEDADSLPTADASAKVEGAFYAWTWAEVKEAVNSNAALYAELEMDVGRIFDIYAFHYDLRQTGNVEPASDPHGHLTAKNIHIVRGSIVETCDKFGITEQQLRRVLLITNEVLHKIRDQRPRPHLDTKIICSWNGLVLSGLSKMANSGAKEREKYLNAAKELYEFIHKHLYDAERKVLRRSCYGLGTDDTTLEDASAQRIDGFLDDYAFLIRGLLDYHKASLDGSALKWAKELQDIQDARFWDDTHGAYFYSEANSPNVIVRLKEDHDGAEPCGNSIAARNLILLAHYLNEKSYQQRAVKLMEFFADVRPFGYTLPAMMSALLLHDCGIDSVTVVGSDSASASNFIDMCRKYYIPGMIVQHVDPQHPEQTYSQSVQNKFKMVNDKTTVYVCHDRVCRLPITDPMQLEQTLNTMFSKNKN; encoded by the exons ATGTTCAATAATATTCTTCATCTAAACTGGATACGTAAGGTCATATGCAATACGATCATACGAACACCTGCAACAAACGCAAATAAGGAATTTTTAACTAAAGCAACAGCATCGGCACCAAAACGGTCCAGCTGTGGCATTCCAGTGAAAAGAAGCGTATTTGGAATTGGATACGATAA AAGCAAAGATCTAGTATACAAGGCACAAGGTATTCAAGCGCGAAAAATGTCTGACAAGGCTTCGCCAAGTTCTTCAAAAGCATCACAGCAGGCAGATGATGAAAAGCAAAGTAGCACAGTTGCTGTGGCGGCGGACTCCCATAAGTACACCAATCGTTTGGTGCATGAAAAGTCGCCATATTTGTTGCAACATGCGCACAATCCCGTCGATTGGTATCCTTGGGGTGACGAAGCTATCGAGCGTGCACGCGAAGAAAACAAATTGATATTTCTTTCCGTCGGTTATTCAACATGCCACTGGTGTCATGTTATGGAAGGCGAATCATTCGAAAATGCAAGCGTCGCTAAGCTAATGAATCGGCATTTTGTCAATATAAAAGTTGATCGCGAAGAGCGTCCAGATATTGATAAAATTTATATGCAATTTGTGTTAATGTTGAATGGAAGTGGGGGTTGGCCAATGTCCGTATGGCTAACACCAGATCTGGCACCAATTACTGCGGGTACCTACTTTCCGCCCAATGATCG tTGGGGCATGCCGTCTTTCACGACAGTACTAAAAACTATTGCCTCCAAGTGGGAGTTGAATCAGGAGGAGTTGAAAGTAACTGGAAAACATATTATTACGGCGATACAAAAATCATTAAGTGAGAAAACTACAATGGAAGAGTTTGCAGCAGTCGACGTGGAAACCAAATTACAAGAGACACTGAGTGTCTTCAAGCGACGCTATGATCAAAATAATGGCGGCTTTGGTTCGCGGCCGAAATTCCCCGAGATTTCACGTGTTAACTTCCTTTTTCATGCTTATGTTGTCACCCAGGATGCAGATGTGTTGGATATGGCACTGCAAACTTTGCAGCATATCGGGAAAGGTGGCATTCACGATCACGTTTTCGGGGGTTTTGCACGATACGCGGTGGATGATATTTGGCATGTGCCACACTTTGAGAAAATGCTCTACGACCAAGGCCAGCTAATGACGGCCTATGCACACGCTTACAAATTGACAAACGATGAGATTTACTTGCGGTATGGTGATGGTATTTTTCGCTACTTGATGAAAGACCTGCGGCATCCAGAAGGTGCCTTCTTTGCGGGCGAAGACGCAGATTCTTTGCCTACTGCTGATGCTAGTGCTAAAGTCGAAGGTGCATTCTATGCCTGGACTTGGGCGGAGGTAAAGGAGGCGGTGAATTCCAATGCAGCGCTTTATGCGGAATTGGAAATGGATGTTGGCCGCATATTTGATATTTATGCTTTCCACTACGATCTGCGTCAAACGGGTAACGTCGAGCCCGCGAGTGATCCGCATGGTCATCTCACAGCGAAAAATATACACATTGTGCGTGGCTCGATCGTTGAAACGTGTGATAAATTTGGCATAACGGAGCAACAACTACGACGTGTGTTGCTAATCACCAATGAGGTGCTACATAAAATACGCGATCAGCGGCCCCGACCACATTTGGACAcgaaaataatttgttcttgGAATGGATTAGTACTATCAGGCTTGTCCAAAATGGCAAATTCTGGTGCAAAGGAGCGGGAGAAATACTTGAACGCGGCCAAGGAATTGTATGAATTTATACACAAACATTTGTACGATGCCGAAAGGAAAGTACTGCGGCGCTCTTGTTACGGTCTTGGCACGGACGATACAACATTGGAGGATGCATC cGCACAACGCATCGATGGCTTTCTAGATGATTACGCCTTTCTCATCAGGGGCTTATTAGACTACCATAAGGCTTCATTGGATGGTAGTGCCCTAAAATGGGCTAAAGAGCTGCAAGATATACAGGATGCGCGCTTTTGGGACGACACACATGGCGCATATTTTTACTCAGAGGCCAATTCGCCGAATGTGATTGTGCGCCTAAAGGAAG ATCACGATGGAGCAGAGCCATGCGGTAATAGTATTGCAGCACGCAATCTCATACTGCTCGCACACTATTTGAACGAAAAAAGCTATCAGCAGCGCGCCGTTAAGCTAATGGAATTCTTTGCTGATGTCAGGCCTTTCGGTTATACCTTGCCGGCAatgatgtcagcgcttttattgcATGATTGCGGCATTGATTCAGTCACAGTAGTAGGCTCAGACTCAGCCAGTGCAAGTAATTTCATTGACATGTGCCGAAAGTACTACATACCAGGCATGATTGTGCAACATGTCGATCCACAGCATCCCGAACAAACTTATAGTCAAAGCGTgcagaacaaatttaaaatggtCAATGATAAAACCACGGTTTATGTATGCCACGATCGCGTTTGCCGGCTGCCGATAACCGACCCCATGCAACTCGAGCAAACTCTTAACACAATGTTCTCTAAGAATAAGAATTAA
- the LOC129244016 gene encoding uncharacterized protein LOC129244016 isoform X2: protein MMAEFHRLADQKYTEAEYLFQTIEMAKSDEEYDVELCSTPPPQTGEVYDLELLPQEPSIFSWKVVKRRQRPHRRYTVSHGAPPAPPSTPTSLTANNTPAPSPTASSNFNVHGNADDEPLNSLFYILDYAPKYKKKLKEQQRTDAELAELFNAVTITSSGVGGGNGNASNGGTLCDATSAKLPPERGISAHSRVIRKPEANTKIFKIHRNPKEFFRETVSVGDEEDSVSAPEYDDAQEEETRFRRLRRYKFSTTRNRLQKSKRQRRFARFEHQERMDSMMDNFDAAMKMNEA, encoded by the exons ATGATGGCGGAGTTCCATCGACTGGCTGACCAAAAATACACCGAAGCTGAGTATCTATTCCAG ACAATCGAAATGGCCAAATCAGATGAAGAATACGACGTGGAACTTTGCTCTACACCACCACCGCAAACGGGCGAAGTGTACGACCTGGAGTTGTTGCCACAGGAGCCCAGTATTTTCTCATGGAAGGTTGTAAAGCGTCGCCAGCGACCGCATCGCCGTTACACTGTATCGCACGGTGCACCACCAGCGCCGCCATCCACGCCCACATCACTGACGGCCAATAATACTCCTGCGCCCTCTCCCACCGCCTCCAGCAATTTCAACGTGCACGGTAATGCCGATGACGAGCCACTGAACAGTCTCTTCTACATTCTCGACTACGCACCCAAGTACAAAAAGAAACTCAAGGAGCAGCAACGCACCGATGCCGAGCTAGCAGAGCTCTTCAATGCCGTTACGATAACTAGCAGTGGAGTTGGTGGTGGTAACGGTAATGCGAGTAATGGTGGCACGTTGTGTGATGCAACATCAGCCAAGTTGCCACCGGAACGTGGCATAAGTGCCCATTCCCGTGTGATACGAAAACCTGAAGCtaacactaaaatatttaagatcCATCGAAATCCGAAAGAATTTTTTCGGGAAACGGTGAGTGTAGGTGACGAAGAGGACTCTGTGTCAGCACCCGAATATGATGATGCCCAGGAAGAGGAAACCCGATTTCGACGACTGAGACGCTACAAATTTTCCACAACGCGTAATCGACTACAAAAATCAAAGCGGCAACGACGTTTTGCACGCTTTGAACATCAAGAGCGTATGGACTCTATGATGGATAATTTTGACGCCGCCATGAAAATGAACGAAGCCTAA
- the LOC129244016 gene encoding uncharacterized protein LOC129244016 isoform X1 — MMAEFHRLADQKYTEAEYLFQQTIEMAKSDEEYDVELCSTPPPQTGEVYDLELLPQEPSIFSWKVVKRRQRPHRRYTVSHGAPPAPPSTPTSLTANNTPAPSPTASSNFNVHGNADDEPLNSLFYILDYAPKYKKKLKEQQRTDAELAELFNAVTITSSGVGGGNGNASNGGTLCDATSAKLPPERGISAHSRVIRKPEANTKIFKIHRNPKEFFRETVSVGDEEDSVSAPEYDDAQEEETRFRRLRRYKFSTTRNRLQKSKRQRRFARFEHQERMDSMMDNFDAAMKMNEA; from the exons ATGATGGCGGAGTTCCATCGACTGGCTGACCAAAAATACACCGAAGCTGAGTATCTATTCCAG CAGACAATCGAAATGGCCAAATCAGATGAAGAATACGACGTGGAACTTTGCTCTACACCACCACCGCAAACGGGCGAAGTGTACGACCTGGAGTTGTTGCCACAGGAGCCCAGTATTTTCTCATGGAAGGTTGTAAAGCGTCGCCAGCGACCGCATCGCCGTTACACTGTATCGCACGGTGCACCACCAGCGCCGCCATCCACGCCCACATCACTGACGGCCAATAATACTCCTGCGCCCTCTCCCACCGCCTCCAGCAATTTCAACGTGCACGGTAATGCCGATGACGAGCCACTGAACAGTCTCTTCTACATTCTCGACTACGCACCCAAGTACAAAAAGAAACTCAAGGAGCAGCAACGCACCGATGCCGAGCTAGCAGAGCTCTTCAATGCCGTTACGATAACTAGCAGTGGAGTTGGTGGTGGTAACGGTAATGCGAGTAATGGTGGCACGTTGTGTGATGCAACATCAGCCAAGTTGCCACCGGAACGTGGCATAAGTGCCCATTCCCGTGTGATACGAAAACCTGAAGCtaacactaaaatatttaagatcCATCGAAATCCGAAAGAATTTTTTCGGGAAACGGTGAGTGTAGGTGACGAAGAGGACTCTGTGTCAGCACCCGAATATGATGATGCCCAGGAAGAGGAAACCCGATTTCGACGACTGAGACGCTACAAATTTTCCACAACGCGTAATCGACTACAAAAATCAAAGCGGCAACGACGTTTTGCACGCTTTGAACATCAAGAGCGTATGGACTCTATGATGGATAATTTTGACGCCGCCATGAAAATGAACGAAGCCTAA
- the LOC129244652 gene encoding T-complex protein 1 subunit epsilon has protein sequence MSAFPGAFAFDEYGRPFIILREQDREKRITGTDAIKSHILAARQIASTLKTSLGPKGLDKIMVSADGDVTVTNDGATIMKLMEVDHEIGKLMVQLSQSQDDEIGDGTTGVVVLAGALLEQAESLIDRGIHPIRIADGFELAAQCAVKQLEAIAEPFPIDPQNKEPLVQIAMTTLGSKIVNKCHLQMATMAVDAVLNVADIEKKDVNFELIKIVTKVGGRMEDSMLVKGVVVDKTMSHAQMPKVLKDVKLAILTCPFEPPKPKTKNKLDITSAEDYRALREYEQEKFVQMVKQVKDAGATLAICQWGFDDEANHLLLQHELPAVRWVGGPEIELIAIATGGRIVPRFEELTPEKLGTAGLVRELSFGTSKEKMLVIEECKNSKAVTIFLRGGNAMIIAEAKRSIHDALCVVRSLIKDNRIVYGGGAAEISCSLAVAKEADQLSTLEQYAFRAFSVALENIPLALAENSGLHPIETLSELKARQVGEKCPSLGVDCMLSGDSDMKNHNVVESLHSKKQQILLATQLVKMILKIDDVRSKDSQ, from the exons ATGTCGGCTTTCCCGGGTGCATTCGCCTTCGACGAATATGGTCGTCCTTTCATAATTTTACGCGAACAGGATCGCGAGAAACGCATCACGGGTACCGATGCCATCAAG AGCCACATCTTGGCCGCTCGCCAAATCGCCTCCACCCTGAAAACGTCGCTCGGTCCAAAAGGTTTAGATAAAATTATGGTAAGCGCTGATGGTGATGTGACCGTTACAAACGATGGTGCGACTATAATGAAATTAATGGAAGTCGATCACGAGATTGGCAAGCTGATGGTTCAGCTGTCACAATCACAGGATGACGAAATTGGTGATGGCACAACTGGCGTTGTTGTTTTGGCAGGCGCTTTGCTCGAACAGGCAGAAAGTCTCATCGACCGTGGCATTCACCCCATTCGTATTGCCGATGGTTTCGAATTGGCTGCTCAATGCGCTGTGAAGCAGTTGGAGGCTATCGCAGAGCCCTTCCCTATCGATCCACAAAACAAGGAACCATTGGTACAGATTGCCATGACAACACTTGGCAGCAAGATCGTCAATAAATGTCATCTGCAAATGGCAACCATGGCCGTCGATGCTGTGCTGAACGTAGCTGATATTGAGAAAAAGGATGTCAATTTTGAGCTAATCAAAATCGTGACTAAGGTTGGTGGTCGCATGGAGGATTCAATGTTAGTCAAAGGTGTAGTGGTTGATAAGACAATGAGTCATGCACAAATGCCTAAAGTCTTGAAGGATGTAAAACTTGCTATCCTCACCTGCCCATTCGAACCACCAAAGCCCAAGACAAAGAATAAGTTGGACATCACATCGGCGGAAGACTACCGTGCACTGCGTGAATACGAACAAGAGAAATTCGTGCAGATGGTGAAGCAAGTGAAAGATGCTGGTGCCACTTTGGCTATTTGTCAATGGGGATTCGATGACGAAGCTAACCATTTGTTGTTGCAACACGAATTGCCTGCTGTGCGTTGGGTGGGTGGCCCCGAGATTGAGTTGATTGCTATTGCTACAGGTGGCCGAATTGTACCACGCTTCGAGGAGTTAACACCCGAAAAATTGGGCACCGCTGGATTGGTGCGTGAGCTAT CATTTGGTACTTCTAAGGAGAAAATGTTGGTCATTGAGGAGTGTAAGAATTCCAAAGCAGTAACTATCTTCCTGCGTGGTGGTAACGCAATGATTATTGCCGAGGCCAAGCGTTCTATACACGATGCGTTGTGCGTGGTCCGGTCTTTGATTAAG GATAATCGCATTGTATATGGTGGAGGCGCTGCTGAAATCAGTTGCTCTCTCGCTGTTGCCAAAGAAGCCGATCAATTGTCTACTTTAGAGCAATACGCTTTCCGTGCATTCTCAGTGGCTCTTGAGAATATTCCGCTGGCTTTAGCTGAAAATAGTGGTTTGCATCCTATCGAAACACTGTCGGAGTTAAAGGCACGTCAAGTAGGTGAGAAGTGTCCTAGCTTGGGAGTTGATTGCATGCTCTCCGGTGATTCGGACATGAAAAATCATAATGTTGTCGAATCGCTGCATTCCAAGAAACAACAGATTCTCTTGGCCACACAACTGGTGAAGATGATACTGAAAATTGATGATGTACGCTCCAAGGATTCACAATAA
- the LOC129244651 gene encoding endonuclease G, mitochondrial: MNKRLLKNVIVCATIATSAYYTGKYVEHHRRPEPEDDLITRANRRLHELKRQPALPIFGTVSAAVPVPAEEVNLTATPTRISQIMKYGFPGLDHVRSYSDFVLSYDRRNRVPHWVFEHLTAESVARNDAVDRSKCDFRADESIHPYFRAQNTDYRRSGYDRGHMAAAGNHRRHQKHCEDTFFLTNMAPQVGQGFNRDSWNRLEMYVRKLTQTYPNVYVCTGPLYLPQKEANGKMYVRYEVIGANTVAVPTHFYKVIVGETADQQFDMEAYVMPNQVISDDTPLQVFQVPPETVERAAGLLFFDQINRKQLKRINGKKV, from the exons ATGAATAAAAGGCTGCTTAAAAATGTGATAGTCTGCGCGACAATAGCCACGAGCGCCTACTATACCGGCAAATACGTAGAACATCACCGGCGGCCAGAACCAGAAGACGATTTAATAACACGCGCAAATCGTAGACTGCATGAG CTGAAGCGCCAGCCTGCGCTACCCATTTTTGGCACCGTATCCGCCGCAGTCCCAGTACCTGCGGAGGAAGTGAACCTCACTGCCACACCAACGCGCATTTCACAAATCATGAAATACGGTTTCCCCGGTCTCGATCATGTACGTTCTTACTCTGATTTTGTGCTCTCCTATGATCGCCGCAACCGCGTGCCACATTGGGTGTTTGAACATCTTACGGCTGAGTCGGTGGCACGCAACGATGCTGTCGATCGTTCGAAGTGTGATTTCCGCGCCGATGAAAGCATACATCCCTACTTCCGTGCCCAAAATACCGACTATCGTCGTTCTGGCTATGATCGCGGTCACATGGCTGCGGCTGGTAATCATCGGCGCCATCAGAAACACTGTGAAGATACATTCTTCTTAACGAATATGGCGCCGCAAGTGGGACAGGGTTTCAATCGCGATTCATGGAATCGCTTGGAGATGTACGTGCGTAAACTAACACAGACATATCCAAATGTTTATGTTTGCACTGGGCCTCTGTATCTGCCACAAAAGGAGGCCAATGGCAAGATGTATGTAAGATATGAAGTAATTGGCGCCAACACTGTAGCGGTACCGACACACTTTTACAAAGTCATTGTGGGTGAAACTGCTGACCAGCAATTCGATATGGAGGCGTATGTGATGCCCAATCAAGTTATCAGTGATGACACGCCGCTGCAGGTGTTCCAAGTGCCACCAGAGACTGTAGAACGTGCGGCGGGTTTGCTGTTCTTCGATCAAATCAACCGAAAACAACTTAAACGCATCAACGGCAAGAAAGTGTAA